A DNA window from Streptomyces sp. B21-083 contains the following coding sequences:
- a CDS encoding DUF1330 domain-containing protein yields MAKGYWVSVYRTISDAEKLAAYNKLARAAVQAEGGRVLVRGGRVVAHDAGIAERTVLIEFDTFEQAVAARESAAYQEALVVLSDAVERDFRIVEGID; encoded by the coding sequence ATGGCCAAGGGCTACTGGGTCAGTGTCTACCGCACCATTTCCGACGCCGAGAAGCTGGCCGCCTACAACAAGCTGGCCCGTGCGGCCGTCCAGGCCGAGGGCGGGCGGGTGCTCGTCCGCGGCGGTCGGGTCGTCGCCCACGACGCCGGAATCGCCGAGCGCACCGTCCTGATCGAGTTCGACACCTTTGAACAGGCGGTCGCAGCACGCGAGAGCGCGGCGTACCAGGAGGCGCTGGTCGTCCTTTCCGACGCTGTCGAGCGCGACTTCCGCATCGTCGAAGGCATCGATTGA
- a CDS encoding nicotinate-nucleotide diphosphorylase has protein sequence MTTTQFPSAAGRAAVAAALAEDASGNDITTAWSVPEDLAATAEVRTRQSGIAAGLPAVAEVFAQVDPEVEIEASVADGARLAAGDVLLRLSGPARSLITGERTALNFLQRLCGIATLTDRYVQAVAATRTRRRTARLRPRHSRRPRAARRT, from the coding sequence ATGACCACGACACAGTTTCCCTCGGCTGCGGGACGGGCCGCCGTCGCCGCCGCCCTGGCCGAGGACGCCTCGGGGAACGACATCACCACCGCGTGGAGTGTTCCCGAAGACCTGGCGGCCACGGCCGAAGTCCGCACCCGGCAGAGCGGCATTGCCGCCGGCCTCCCCGCGGTCGCCGAGGTCTTCGCGCAGGTCGATCCCGAGGTCGAGATCGAGGCGAGCGTCGCCGACGGCGCCCGACTGGCCGCCGGCGACGTCCTGTTGCGCCTGTCCGGCCCGGCGCGCAGCCTGATCACCGGCGAGCGCACGGCGCTGAACTTCCTGCAGCGCCTGTGCGGCATCGCGACACTGACCGACCGCTACGTCCAGGCCGTGGCCGCGACCAGGACCCGCAGGCGAACTGCCCGCCTGCGGCCACGGCACAGTCGCCGCCCTCGCGCTGCTCGCCGAACGTGA
- a CDS encoding PhzF family phenazine biosynthesis protein, whose translation MLAEREGGDDYRAVLGTTHRSFDGRATRNGDSLTASFDPGPVSLSDAQGPELEAIAHGLGLPEDAVAGDACVASNGRPRLLLPVRSRAVLAELTPDFPLLRASCDRHGLLGCYAYSPPDRHGRAAARMFAPSIGVPEDIANANSTACLAAHAAGSGTDRLIVDMGDHLGCPSTITATVHHDGVEHRIRVGGQATIARTVVC comes from the coding sequence CTGCTCGCCGAACGTGAAGGCGGCGACGACTACCGCGCCGTCCTGGGGACGACCCACCGCAGCTTCGACGGCCGGGCCACCCGAAACGGTGACAGCCTGACAGCATCGTTCGATCCAGGCCCGGTCAGCCTGAGCGACGCCCAAGGGCCCGAACTGGAGGCGATCGCACACGGCCTCGGACTGCCCGAGGACGCAGTCGCCGGGGACGCCTGCGTGGCGTCGAACGGGCGGCCGAGGCTGCTGCTGCCTGTCCGGTCCCGCGCCGTGCTGGCCGAACTCACCCCGGACTTCCCTCTGCTGCGCGCTTCCTGCGACCGCCACGGTCTGCTGGGCTGCTACGCCTACTCGCCCCCGGACCGGCACGGCCGGGCGGCAGCCCGGATGTTCGCGCCGTCGATCGGAGTCCCCGAGGACATCGCCAACGCCAACAGCACGGCCTGCCTGGCCGCGCACGCGGCCGGATCCGGTACGGACCGCCTCATCGTCGACATGGGCGACCACCTCGGCTGCCCGTCAACCATCACAGCAACCGTTCACCACGACGGCGTGGAGCACCGAATCCGGGTCGGCGGCCAAGCGACTATCGCGCGAACGGTCGTGTGCTGA